GCCGCAGTTGTTCAGGATGCAGTTGGAGACCGTGCTCGCGCGGCTGAGCGGGTCGCCCGTGGCCGTGAGCTGCCTCTACCTCCGGCTGGGCGAAAGCGACATCGCCGCCGTGCTGGACCGCGTGGCGCTCGACATGCCGCACGTAGCCATCGGCTCCTACCCGGAGTTCGACACGGACAAGGACTACCGGGTGAAGGTGACGGTGGAGTCCGCCCAGCGCGGGCCCGTGGATGACGCCCTGACGCGCATCCTCACGGGCCTGCCGGAAGGCGCGGTGGTGCGGCGGGAGTAGGGCTCCCGCCGCGTTCCGAAAGCGCCTACAGCCCCAGTCCCAGCCGCTGGCGCAGCCGGAAGAAGTCGTCCGTGAAGGTCCACGCCAGAATCGTGCGCAGGCGCTCACCTTCGCGCACGGCCTGGATCATGGGCTCGGGCGTATCCAGCCGGGCACCCGCGAAGTTCGGGTCCTCGCGCAGCACCATGCCCAGGCCCACCGCCACATCGCCGCACATCAGCAGGCCCGCGCGGTCCGCCGAGTAGTCGAGGGCCTCCAGCCAGGGCGCCAGGTCCACCTTCTGTGCGTCGCCCAGCGACATCGCCGGACTCTCCAGCGCCTTGAGCGCCTTGCGCGGGAAGGCCCGCTTGAGCTGCTTCACCGACTCGTCGTTGCGCCGGCCCAGCGCGCTGAACTGCGGCGCGTGCAGGCGGACGGCGCTGCCGAAGAGGTCCGCCGTCTCGCCCTGGGACAGCTTCTCCAGCACCGCGGTTTTGTTGAGCAGCCCCAGCGCCGCGCGGCCCAGGAGGAACTTCTGCTCGCGCGCGTTGAAGCGCCGCACCACGTCCTGGCCAATGCACACCGACATGGGCTCCGTGGTCTCCAGCACCGTGAGCCCGCGCCGCGCCTGGTAGGCCTCGAAGGTTTCCACGCCGAACACCTGCGCCACGGCGCGGATGGCCTTGTACACGGCCGAGTCCGGCTTGAGCCGGTCCGCCTTCGGATTGACGCCCACGATTTCGAAGTTGGGCGGGTACACCTTCTCCAGGTGCTCGCCCATCGCGCGCAGCACCTCGAGCAGCGGGCCCCGGGCCCCCGGGTGCATCAGCACCGAGTCCACATCCGTCTGCGTCAGCGCCTCGCGCGCCTCCTGCGCCAGCCGCGTGCGGGCCTCCATGTAGAAGGCCAGCTCCACCTCGTTGGCGGAGCGCAGGAAGTGCAGCGCCGCCGCCGCGCAGAACGCCTTGTCGAGCTGCTTCAGGCCCTCCCAGAGCTTGAACAGCGCGTGCAGGCTGTCCACCCGCGTCGGGTCCTGCCGGAGAATCTGCCGGTGCTCCTCGATGGCCATCGGCACCGATGACGAGTCCCGCGCGTACAGCTCCGCGAGCACCGCGCGGGCCTGGAGGTTGGTGCCATCACCATCCACCACCTGCCGGTACAGCGCGGTGGCGCGAGCAGGCTCGGACAGCGGACCCGCGTACAGGTCCCCGGCCCGCATCCGCAGCGTCGCGGCGCGCTTGGGCTCCACGGCCAACTGGCCCGTGGCCTGGGCCTCCAGCAACTGCGCCAGCTCCGGCAGGTTCCGAGCGCGCTCGTAGAGGACCACCAACCGGTCCACCAGGGCGGGGTTGCCCGGGGACAGCTCCAGCGCGCGGCGGTAGAGCGGGGTGGCCGCGCCCGCGTCGCCCAGCCCTTCGTCATACGTACGCGCCAGCTCCAGCGTGAAGCGGGCGCGCGGCTCCGGCGGCAGCTCCTGCTGGAGCAGCTTGTGCAGGCAGTCCACCGCGCCCGCCCAGTTGCGCGCCTGCGTGTGCAGCCCGGCCAGGCGCTCCAGCGCCTCCAGGTGACGGGGCAGGGTGGCCAGCACCGTCTGGTAGTGCGCCGCGGCCCGGCTCGGGTCATTGAGGTGCGACGCGTACAGGTTCCCCAGCGTCATGTGGAACTGCGCCAGGACGCGCGGGTCGCCGCCGAGCTGCACGCGCTGGCTCAGCATGGCCGCGGCCTCGGGGTACTGCTGCGCCTCCAGCAAGAGCGCGCCACGCAGCTCCAGCGCCTCCGGGTGCCCCGGCTGCGCGGACAGGGCCTTCTCCAGCAGGGCCAGCGCCCGCGCGCGGTCATTCAGCGCGGTGTGGTGCAGCCGCGCCGCGCTGACGAACGCCGTGGCCGCCGCCAGTCCGTCCCGTTGCGCAAGCTTCGCTTCGGCGCGCCGCTCTTGCAGGGCCGCCAGGTCCGCGGAGCCACCGCGCTGCGCCAGCAGTTCCTCCAAGCCCGCCTGAGCGCCCGCGTGCAGCGGATCCTTCTCCAGCGCCTGCCGGTACAGCGCCGTGGCGCCGTCCGCGTCATTCAGCCGGCCCACGGCCAGCTTCGCCGCGCCGATGAGCGCCTCGATGGCGCCACGCGGATCGCGCGACACCCGGGCCTCGGCCTCCAGGGCGGCGCGGGCTCCCGCGAAGTCGCCCCGCTTCAAGGCCACGCGGCGAGCTCCCTGCATCGCGGGCAGGCACTGCGGCTGGAGCTCCAGGGCCTGCCGGTACAGCGCCGCCGCCCGCTCCAAGTCGTTGAAGCGCGTGTCCGCCAGCTCGGCGGTGCGCAGCAGCATCTCCAGGGCCTCGTCGGCGTCCTGCGCGGATGCCAGCCGCATGGTGTACAGGCGCGCCAGCCCCGCGGCGTCACCCGCCTGCCGCAGGCCTCGCTCCAGCACGAAGGCCAGCCGCGCATCGCCCGGGTCGGCATCGAATGCGCGCTTGTAGGCCTCCAGCGTGCCCTCGGCGGGGCTCTTGTCCAAGTCCACCGCGGCGGACAGCCGCAGGGCCATGGCCAACCGCGGGTCGTTCACCCGGTCGGCGATGCGCTGGCGCAGCTCGGCGCGGCGCGGCCGGTCCGAGGCGCGGATGCGCTCCAGTAGCGTGAGGGCGGTGAGGTTGCCGGCGTCCAGCGCCAGCACGGCCTCGCAGCACTGGGCCGCGCGGGAGGGCTCCTGGAAGCGGTCCAGGTACAGCCGCGCCAGCTTCAGGTACGCCGTCACCTTCGCCGCGGACGTGCTGCCCACCTGCGTCTCGCGGTCCAGGATGCCGACCAGCTCCTTCACGTTGTCCTGCGCCAGGTACAGCCGCTCCAGCGCGCGAAGCGTGGCGGCATGGCCCGGCGTCAGGCGCAGCACCTCTTGATACGTGTCGATGGCCAGCTCGGGCCGAAGCAGCTGCTCCTCCCAGATGGCCGCCGCCTGGTAGAGGGCGTTGGCGCGCTCCAGCGGGTCGGTGCGGTTGGCGGCTTCGGCGCGCAGCACCTCCACCAGGCTCTCCCACGCGGCCTGCGCGCGGTAGATGCGGGCCAGCGCGCGCAGCGCCGGGAAGTAGCTGGGCGCCAGCATCAGCGCCTCGTTGTACGAAGCGATGGCCTCGTTGTCCTGGTTCAGCCGCTGCTCGTACAGCTCGCCAATCTTGTAGATGAGCGCGGCGGCCTGCTCGGTGGAGGCGGAGCTCTCCGACTCCGCCCGGTACATGTCCACCAGCTTCTCCCACCGGCCATCCTGCGCGTACAGCCGGCCCAGCGCCTTGAGCGCGGGGAGATAGGACGGGGACAGCGCCAGCACGCGCTCATACGCGGAGATGGCGCCCGCGCGGTCCTTGAGGTTCTCGTCGAGAATCTCCGCGTTGCGGTGCAGCAGCGACAGCACCTGCTTGGTGTCACCCGCGAGCGACGCCTCCAGGTCGTGCGTCTCCAGCAGCTCACGGAAGCGACTGGCCCGCTCATAGAGCCGCGCGAGGTTGCGGATGGTGGGCAGGTGGTCCGACGCAAGGTCGAGGATGCGCTTCATGCACTCGATGGCGTGGTCCAGGTCGCCCAGGCGGTCCTCGTACACCACCGCCATCTTGTTCAACGTGGTGATGAGCTGATCCCGGTCGCTTGTCTGGAGCAGGTCCTGCTCATACATCGCCACCAGCTCCGCGAAGCGGCCCTGGCGCTCGTAGAGGCGCGTGAGGGCCTTCTGCGCGGGGAGGTAGCCCGGCTGCAACTGGAGGCAGGCGTTGTAGCGGGAGATGGCGTCCTCCTGCCGTCCCAGCCGCTCCTCCAGGATTTCGGCCGCCTTGTACATGCGCGCGGCCTTCTGCTTCGCGTCCTCGGCGGCGGCGACCTCCGCGTCGAAGACGGCGACCAGCCGCTCCCAGTCCTGCATGCGGTAGTACAGCTTGCCCAGGCCCGCCAGCGCGGCCGCGTGGCCGGGAATGCGGGCGACAATGGCCTGATACCGCGCCGCCGCGTCCGACTCGCGCTTGAGGACCTCCTCGTACAGCGCCGCCAGCCGGAGGTTGGTGGCCACCAGCTCGCTCTCGTCGTTGAGCGAACCCACGCGTGCCAGCAGCACGTCCGACAGCTCCTCGAAGCGGCCTTGCGTCTCGTAGATTCCGGCCAGCTCGCTCAGCACCAGCGGCTCGTTGGGGGACACCTGCCGCGCGGCGAGCAGCGCGGCCAACGCGTCGTCCTTGCGGTCGTTGCGCTCGTAGACCTTGGCGATCTGCAGGTACGCGGGCGCCGCCTGCGCGCCCAGCGCGGCCGCCTCCGCCCCCAGCGCGGCGAGCAGCTCATCCACGCGGCCTTCGCGCTCGGCCAGCCGCTTCATGGCAGCCAGGAGCTGGAGGTCCGACCGGTCCAGCGCGAAGGCCTCGCGGAACAGGGCCGCGGCGCCTTCCTTCTGCTTCAGCCGCTCCTCCAGCAGCAGGCCCGCGGCGGTGAGGTAGTGCGCGCGCAGCGAAGGCTGCTGCACGGTGGCGGCGATCAGCCGGTACACCTCCACCAGCGCAAGTGCGTCGTTGCGCGCGGCGTAGACGGACTCGAGCTGGGTGAGGACGACGACGTCCGTGGGCCGGCGCTCCAGGCACTGCTTCAGGCACGCGGCGGACTCCTCGTCCCGCGACAGGCGCTCCTGGAGGATGATGCCCTTCTCGAAGAGCAGCGCGGCCTGGTGGCGCGCGTCGTCGGTGGCCGCCAGCTCCGCGTCGATCAACTGGAGCACCATCTGCCAGTTGCCCACGTCCGCGAAGAGCCGGCGGGCGGCGCGGATGTTGACGAGGTAGCGCGGCGCCAGCTTGTACGCGTTCTGGAACGCCACCGCGGCGTTGCGCGGATTCTTGAGCGGCTCCTCCCAGAGCAGGCCCACCTCGTGGAAGAGCAACGCCGCCGTGTGGGGCTCCGCGGTGCTGAGGGCCTTGGCCTCGCGCTCCAGGGATGCGATGCGCTCGCGCGCTTCATCCTCGGCGCGGGTGTTGGCGGCAGTCGAGGGGGCGGTGGTCGCGGCCTGGGCCTGCGTCTCCGTGACCGGAGCATTCGGGCTCGCGGGCGCGCCAGACACAGGCAGGGGGGCCACGGGAACAGTGGTCCTCGGGACGTCGTTGCGCTCGCTCATGGAAAGCCGGCTCCGAATGGCCAATACGGGGGAGGAGAGACTGGCCGTCGCCGGTCGTAACATGCGCTTGGGCGGTCCCTCAACTTCCCGTCTTTCCTGACGATTTGGGTGCCAGCCACCCCAGGGGACGGACAGGCGAACCCTGCTTTGGAGCAACGCGGCGCCTACTTCCGCCGAGCACGCCACTCGTCGCGGCTCTGCCCCCAGCGGTCGACGCGGAGCATGTCGTGCGGCGGTGGCAGGTGTGCCTGTCCCAGCACGCGCGACCCCAGCCGGAGCGCGACCTGCTGGGACGGGGTGTTCTCTGGCACGATGCAGTGGATGACGTCGGTCCAGCCGAGGTGGTCGAAGGCCCAGTCCATGGTCGCCGCCGTCGCCTCCGTGGCGTAGCCCCGGCCCCAGTACTCGCGGAGCAGGCCCCAGCCAATCTCCGTTCCTGGCCAGCCCTCCGGCTGCCACGGGCCCACTCGCCCCACCCACGCGCCCGTGGACTTCTCCAGCACGGAGAACATCGCGAAGCCCTGGAGCGACCACGAGCCCGCCATCACACACAGGGTGCGCCACGCCATCGCGCGCGGCTGGACCCCTCCGATGAAACGCGCCGACTCCGGGTCGGCCGATAGCGCCGCGAAGCCATCCAGGTCCTCGGCCAGGGGCGGCCGGAGGATGAGACGCTGTGTTTCGAGTACGGGGCCATTGCTTGCCAGGTGAGACATTTCAAGCGCCTTTGTGTTTGGCATTGAGTTCGAACCGCCAGCCGGCCGCGAATGAATCCGACTGGCGGGAACGACCGCGTCATGCGGCTCCTCTGACGTCTACCAGATGCGGACGCGCTGCTCGGGAGTCAGGAACAGCGTCTGCCCGGGCTTGACATCGAACGCGCCATACCAGGCATCGAGGTTGCGAACGGTGGCGGTGCGGTACGGGCCCGGCGCGTGGCCGTCCGTCATGATGATGCGGCGCAGGTACGGCTCGCGGTACTTGGCGCGCCATACCTGGCCGAAGCCGAGGAAGAAGCGCTGGTCACCGGTGTAGCTGTCGATGACAGGCGCGGGCTTGCCGCCCAGGGAGAGCTGGTAGGCGTCATAGGCCACCGCCACCCCCGCCATGTCCGCGATGTTCTCACCCAGCGTCAGCTCGCCATTCACAGACAGGTCCGGCAGCGGGCGGTAGTCGTTGTACTGGGCCGCCAGGGCCTTCCCCGCGGCCTGGAACTTCGCTTCGTCCTCCTTCGTCCACCAGTTCTCCAGCTTGCCGCGCGCGTCGAACTTGGCGCCCACGTCGTCGAAGCTGTGGACGATTTCGTGACCGATGACCGCGCCGATGCCGCCGTAGTTGACGGCCGGGTCCGCGTTCGCGTCGAAGAAGGGCGGCTGCAGGATGGCGGCCGGGAAGATGATGGAGTTCTGCTGCGGTGAGTTCAGCGCGTTCACCAACTGCGGGACCATGTACCACTCCTTCCGGTCCACGGGCTGACCCAGCTTGGCGACGTTGCGCTGGTACTCGAAGCGGACGGCGCGCTCGGCGTTGCCGTAGGCGTCACCGGCCACGATGTCGAGCCCCGAGTAGTCACGCCACTTCTCCGGGTGGCCGATGCTTGCCTGGAGCGTGCCCACCTTCTCCTTGGCGCGGGTCCGCGTCTCGGGCGACATCCACGTCAGCGCGTCGATGCGCTTCTCGAACGCGGTGATGATGTTGCGGACCATGGCCTCCGCTTCCGCCTTCACCTCCGGCGGGAAGTACTTCGCGACGTAGAGCTTGCCCACCGCCTCGCCCATGGAGAGGTTGGTGGCGTCCACGCCACGCTTCCAGCGCTCCTTCTGGGCGGGCGTTCCGCTCAGCGTCTTGCCGTTGAAGGCGAAGCTCTCGTCGACGAAGGCCTTGGGCAGGTACGGGGCCGCGCGAGCCACCGCGTGGAAGGCCAGGTAATCCTTCCACGCCTGCAGGGGCTCGCTCTGGGCGAGCTTCGACAGGGCCGTCAGCGCGCTCGGCTGCCAGACGATGACCTGCTCCTGCGTGCCCAGGCCCGCGGCGTCGAAGAACTCCTTCCAGGCGAGGCCGGGCGCGCGCTTCACGAACTCCGCGCGCGGCCAGGGGTTGTTCGCCTTGGAGATGTCCCGCGTGTCGACCTGCGACACGTGCGCCTGGGCCATCTTTCGCTCCAGGGCGAAGACGCGGCCCGCGCGGGCCTCCACGTCATCGAAGCCGGCCAGCTTCAGCATGGCCGCGATGTGCGCCTGGTAGCTCTTGCGCAGCTCCGTGAAGCGCGGGTTGTCGACCAGGTAGTAGTCCCGGTCGGGCAGCCACAGGCCGCCTTGCAGCAGGTAGGGGGCGTAGCGCGACGGCTCGTTCAGGTCCTCGGCCACCCAGAGGCCGAAGAGCCGGTCCGTGGTGACGTCGCCCATGTTGAGCGCGTCCACGTCCGCGCGGAGGGTGGCGCCCAGCACCGTGGCCAGTTGCTTGCGCTGCCCGATGGCGGCGATGCGCTCCAGCTCCGGCTTGAGCGGCGCCACGCCCTTGGCCTCGATGGCCGCCTCATCCATGAAGCTGGCGAAGATGTCGCCCACCTTCCGGGCTTCGCTGCCCTCGGGGGCCTGGCGCTGCTCCTCGATGAGCTCGCGGTTGCGCTGGTCCGCCTGCTCCGCCAGCGTGGTGAACATGTTGTAGCTGGAGCGGTCCGGCGGAATCTCCGTCCGCTTCACCCAGGTGCCGTTGGCGAAGCCGTAGAAGTCGTTGCCCGGCACGATGTCGCGGTCCATGCCGGGGGTATCGAAGCCGAAGGTCCCATACGTGGGCTTCGGCTTGGACGCGGGGGCCTCGGCGGGCGCCGTGGCGACAGGCGCGGGCGGTTCTGCTTTCTCCGCGGAGGTGGAAGACGCGCAGGAGGTGAGCAGCGCAGTGGTGCACGCGGAGACCAGCACATGCCTGGCGCCGGGGAAACGTCGATGGGGATGTGTCAAGGATTGCTCCTGAAACAGGGGACTGCGAGCCGAAAACCGGGGATATAGACGGTCCGGCGTGCGAAGGCGCGGACCGAACAGCGGATTCGGCGGTTTCATCCCGAGCGGGCGGACCTTTCGCCCGGCCCGGCTCCGCCACAGTCGCCGAACGGCCGGGCCATACCCGAGGGGCGCGTGACGGACGCCTAGGTTTGCAGGGAGCCGGGGCCGCGATGTGTCCGCGCCCCGACATCCAGGAGGCTCCCATGCGGCTGTTGTTCCGAATCACCCCCGTGCTGTTGGGGCTGGCGCTGGCGGCCTGCTCGGGCATCCGCGTCAACACCAACTATGACCCCACGGCCGTCGAGCGCATCGATGACTTCCGCCGGTACGCCTGGCTGCCGCAGCCCCAGGGCAAGGACGCCCGCGTCTACAATGACATCATTGACGTGCGCGTGCGCATGGCGGTGGACCAGGAGCTGAAGGCCCGTGGCTACCAGAGGGTGGACATGAGCGAGGACCCGGACTTTCTCGTGGGGTGGCAGGGCGCCATCAACACCAAGGTGTCTGTCGACACGGTGGACTCCTTCTATGGCTACCCCTGGGGCCCATACTGGAGCCCCTGGAGTTCCTTCTACGGACCCTACGGCTATCCGTACGGGATGGGGGGCCCGCGCACCTATGTCCGCGAATACGACGTGGGCACGCTCATCCTCGACGGCGTGGATGCCCGGGAGCAGCGGCTGGTCTGGCGCGGCACGGCCCAGGCGGAGCTCCACCGCAACCTGTCGCCCGATGCACTCCAGAAGAAGATCAACGACGCCGTGCACAAGATGCTGTCGCGCTTCCCGCCCCGCCCGGAAGCGTCCTGAGCCGGCCAGGCAGCCGCTTCCTCGCGTTTTCGGTTGCGAGCCCTCATGTCGGCCGCCAGTATTAGACCAGTGGTCCAACCATCGGTCCAGGCTGGGTGTTCGATGAACGAGGCGACAGGCTCGAAGCACGCCGAGCAGTGGGCGGCGCATTGGTACGCGGTGGCGCGGTCACCGGCGCTCGGGACAGGACGGCCCTTGGGAATCCAGCGCCTGGGGCGGCGGCTCGTGCTCTGGCGGGACGCCGCGGGCGAGGCCCACTGCGCGGATGCGGCCTGTCCCCACCGGGGCGCGGACCTTGGGCTCGGACGCGTGCGGCAGGGGGCGCTCGAATGCCCCTACCACGGCTTCCGTTACGGCGGTGGCGGCGCCTGTCTGGCCATGCCCTGTGAGGGGCCTGACGCGAAGCCCTCGCGAGGCCTCGCGCTGCGCATGCATCCGGTGCGAGAGGCGCATGGGTTCATCTGGGCATGGCTGGGGGGCAGGGCGCCCGCGTCCCTTCCCGCGTTGCCCTGGCTCGCGGACGCGCCGGAACCTGATTCGAGCAGCGCCGCGGTGGAGGAGGTCTGGAACGCACGCTTCACCCGGGTCATGGAGGGGATGATGGACCTCCATCACTTTCCCTTCGCGCACCGGCGTTATGTCCCGCCGGGCTACACGCGGTTGGACCCCTATGAGGTCCACGTGGACGCAGGGGCTATTCGCACCGTCGGCTGGCTGCGCAAGGAGACACGTCCGCCTGGGACGGGGTTCCGTTTCGCCATCGACGTGGGCTACCCGGGCGTCCTCCACCTGCGCTTCACGCCCCGGCTGGTCGCCGCCGTCGTCTGCACGCCCGTGGATGCCGAGCACACGTGGATCGCGGCGCGCTTCCACCAGCAATACGTCCGGCTGCCAGGGCTCCGGTGGCTCGCTGCCCGGCTGGCGATTGCGTTCGAGTTCCGCTTCATCCAGCCGGACGACTACCGGATGGTCCGCTCCAGCCTGCCTCGCTCCGGTGCGCTGACTCACGGCACGCTCATTCGGGCGGACCGCGCCATCGTCGCGTGGCATGAGCTGCATCGCGCGGCGCTCGGCGACACTCCTGGCGCATCCTGATAGAAGCGCTGCGTCCGATGCCCCGTCCCCGCGCCAGCAGGCTCGACCCCGAGCGCAGACAGACACTCCTCGCCGTGGCCGCGGAGGAGTTCGCGGAGCACGGCTTCGATGGGGCCTCCTACAACCGCATCCTGGAGCGCGCGGGCTTCTCGAAGGGGGTCGCGTACTACTACTTCGAGGGCAAGGACGACCTTTATGCCGCCGTGCTGGCCCTCACGTTGGACACGCTGGCGCAGCGATTCGGGGCCTGGCATCGGCCCGCGGACGCGGACGGCTTCTGGCGCACCCTGCGTGAGCGGTACTTCGCGCTGACGACGCACATCGTGAACGACGAGCGCTCGGCCCGGCTTCTCCGAAGCATGTCGCAGGCGCGCACCCATCCGAAGCTTCAGGCGGCGTGGCTGCGCTTCGAAGGGCCGCTGGTGGCGTGGTTCCAGCGCGTCCTGGCGGACGGGCGCGCGCTGGGCGCGGTGCGTGGCGATGTGCCGGAGTCCCTGCTGCTGACGTCCCTCATGGGTATCGGACAGGTCACGGATGGGTGGCTGCTCGAACAGTGGGCGCACAGCGGCGTGCCGGCGCTCCAGCGCGGGGCGGAGCAGGTGTTCTCCCTCTTCGAGGACCTGCTGGTCCCCAGGCCCGTGGGCCCGCCTCCCGCGAAGCGGCGCTGAGGCGGACCCTGGCGCGGGCAGGGCGTCTCAGTAGGCGCGGGCCCGGTTCGCGCAGGACCCCTGGACGCCGCGGCAGAGCCGGATGCGAAACCTGTTCCCCTGGCGGGCGGGGCCGTCAATCATCTGGCGCATGCCCCCGCCATCATGGACTTCTCCCGTGCCCCGGAATGTGCAGCGACGGGTACGGGCGCTCGTCTTCGTCACGGTGTTCCTGGACCTGGTGGGCTTCGGCCTCATCATCCCGTTGCTGCCGTTCTACGTGGAGTCCATGGGCGGGACGGCCACGACGGCGGGTGTGCTGCTGGCGTTGTTCTCCTTCGCGCAGCTCGTCGCCTCGCCGGTGCTGGGGCGGCTGTCGGACCGGGTGGGGCGCCGCCCCGTCATCCTGCTGAGCCTGCTGGGCAACGCGATTTCCATGGCCCTGTTCGCGTACTCCACCCACGTCCAATGGCTGCCGTGGTTGTTCGCGTCGCGGCTGCTCGCGGGAGCCACCGCGGGAAACCTGGCGGCGTGTCAGGCGGCGGTGGCGGACGTCACGGACGAGAGTGGGCGGGCAGCGGGCATGGGGCTCGTCGGCGCGGGCATTGGCCTGGGCATGGTGCTGGGGCCCGTCATTGGCAGCCTCCTCCATGTGCATGGCGCCTGGGCGCCACCGCTGGCGGGCGCGGTGATGGCGGCGGCGGCGATGCTCGGCGTGCTCTTCTTCTTTCCGGAGACACACCGCCCGCAGGCGGAGCGGCACCAGGAGCCAGGCCGTCCCCGGGTGCGGCTGTCCGACGTCCTGGCCCGGCCCGGGCTGGGCGCGGTGCTGGCTTTGACGTTCCTGGTGTTCATCGGGATGACGAACCTCCAGGTGTCGCTGGGGCTGCTGGCCCAGGCGCGCTTCGGCTGGGGCGAACAGGAGATCGGGCGGCTCTTCGCGTTGATGGGCCTGGTCACCTTCGTGCTTCAGGCCTTCGTCATCGGCTGGCTGACGAGCCGGGTCCGGGACACGACATTGGTGCTGGTGGGC
This portion of the Myxococcus xanthus genome encodes:
- a CDS encoding tetratricopeptide repeat protein; this encodes MSERNDVPRTTVPVAPLPVSGAPASPNAPVTETQAQAATTAPSTAANTRAEDEARERIASLEREAKALSTAEPHTAALLFHEVGLLWEEPLKNPRNAAVAFQNAYKLAPRYLVNIRAARRLFADVGNWQMVLQLIDAELAATDDARHQAALLFEKGIILQERLSRDEESAACLKQCLERRPTDVVVLTQLESVYAARNDALALVEVYRLIAATVQQPSLRAHYLTAAGLLLEERLKQKEGAAALFREAFALDRSDLQLLAAMKRLAEREGRVDELLAALGAEAAALGAQAAPAYLQIAKVYERNDRKDDALAALLAARQVSPNEPLVLSELAGIYETQGRFEELSDVLLARVGSLNDESELVATNLRLAALYEEVLKRESDAAARYQAIVARIPGHAAALAGLGKLYYRMQDWERLVAVFDAEVAAAEDAKQKAARMYKAAEILEERLGRQEDAISRYNACLQLQPGYLPAQKALTRLYERQGRFAELVAMYEQDLLQTSDRDQLITTLNKMAVVYEDRLGDLDHAIECMKRILDLASDHLPTIRNLARLYERASRFRELLETHDLEASLAGDTKQVLSLLHRNAEILDENLKDRAGAISAYERVLALSPSYLPALKALGRLYAQDGRWEKLVDMYRAESESSASTEQAAALIYKIGELYEQRLNQDNEAIASYNEALMLAPSYFPALRALARIYRAQAAWESLVEVLRAEAANRTDPLERANALYQAAAIWEEQLLRPELAIDTYQEVLRLTPGHAATLRALERLYLAQDNVKELVGILDRETQVGSTSAAKVTAYLKLARLYLDRFQEPSRAAQCCEAVLALDAGNLTALTLLERIRASDRPRRAELRQRIADRVNDPRLAMALRLSAAVDLDKSPAEGTLEAYKRAFDADPGDARLAFVLERGLRQAGDAAGLARLYTMRLASAQDADEALEMLLRTAELADTRFNDLERAAALYRQALELQPQCLPAMQGARRVALKRGDFAGARAALEAEARVSRDPRGAIEALIGAAKLAVGRLNDADGATALYRQALEKDPLHAGAQAGLEELLAQRGGSADLAALQERRAEAKLAQRDGLAAATAFVSAARLHHTALNDRARALALLEKALSAQPGHPEALELRGALLLEAQQYPEAAAMLSQRVQLGGDPRVLAQFHMTLGNLYASHLNDPSRAAAHYQTVLATLPRHLEALERLAGLHTQARNWAGAVDCLHKLLQQELPPEPRARFTLELARTYDEGLGDAGAATPLYRRALELSPGNPALVDRLVVLYERARNLPELAQLLEAQATGQLAVEPKRAATLRMRAGDLYAGPLSEPARATALYRQVVDGDGTNLQARAVLAELYARDSSSVPMAIEEHRQILRQDPTRVDSLHALFKLWEGLKQLDKAFCAAAALHFLRSANEVELAFYMEARTRLAQEAREALTQTDVDSVLMHPGARGPLLEVLRAMGEHLEKVYPPNFEIVGVNPKADRLKPDSAVYKAIRAVAQVFGVETFEAYQARRGLTVLETTEPMSVCIGQDVVRRFNAREQKFLLGRAALGLLNKTAVLEKLSQGETADLFGSAVRLHAPQFSALGRRNDESVKQLKRAFPRKALKALESPAMSLGDAQKVDLAPWLEALDYSADRAGLLMCGDVAVGLGMVLREDPNFAGARLDTPEPMIQAVREGERLRTILAWTFTDDFFRLRQRLGLGL
- a CDS encoding GNAT family N-acetyltransferase, translating into MPNTKALEMSHLASNGPVLETQRLILRPPLAEDLDGFAALSADPESARFIGGVQPRAMAWRTLCVMAGSWSLQGFAMFSVLEKSTGAWVGRVGPWQPEGWPGTEIGWGLLREYWGRGYATEATAATMDWAFDHLGWTDVIHCIVPENTPSQQVALRLGSRVLGQAHLPPPHDMLRVDRWGQSRDEWRARRK
- a CDS encoding aromatic ring-hydroxylating oxygenase subunit alpha; the encoded protein is MNEATGSKHAEQWAAHWYAVARSPALGTGRPLGIQRLGRRLVLWRDAAGEAHCADAACPHRGADLGLGRVRQGALECPYHGFRYGGGGACLAMPCEGPDAKPSRGLALRMHPVREAHGFIWAWLGGRAPASLPALPWLADAPEPDSSSAAVEEVWNARFTRVMEGMMDLHHFPFAHRRYVPPGYTRLDPYEVHVDAGAIRTVGWLRKETRPPGTGFRFAIDVGYPGVLHLRFTPRLVAAVVCTPVDAEHTWIAARFHQQYVRLPGLRWLAARLAIAFEFRFIQPDDYRMVRSSLPRSGALTHGTLIRADRAIVAWHELHRAALGDTPGAS
- a CDS encoding DUF4136 domain-containing protein, translated to MRLLFRITPVLLGLALAACSGIRVNTNYDPTAVERIDDFRRYAWLPQPQGKDARVYNDIIDVRVRMAVDQELKARGYQRVDMSEDPDFLVGWQGAINTKVSVDTVDSFYGYPWGPYWSPWSSFYGPYGYPYGMGGPRTYVREYDVGTLILDGVDAREQRLVWRGTAQAELHRNLSPDALQKKINDAVHKMLSRFPPRPEAS
- a CDS encoding TetR/AcrR family transcriptional regulator is translated as MPRPRASRLDPERRQTLLAVAAEEFAEHGFDGASYNRILERAGFSKGVAYYYFEGKDDLYAAVLALTLDTLAQRFGAWHRPADADGFWRTLRERYFALTTHIVNDERSARLLRSMSQARTHPKLQAAWLRFEGPLVAWFQRVLADGRALGAVRGDVPESLLLTSLMGIGQVTDGWLLEQWAHSGVPALQRGAEQVFSLFEDLLVPRPVGPPPAKRR
- a CDS encoding M13 family metallopeptidase, producing MTHPHRRFPGARHVLVSACTTALLTSCASSTSAEKAEPPAPVATAPAEAPASKPKPTYGTFGFDTPGMDRDIVPGNDFYGFANGTWVKRTEIPPDRSSYNMFTTLAEQADQRNRELIEEQRQAPEGSEARKVGDIFASFMDEAAIEAKGVAPLKPELERIAAIGQRKQLATVLGATLRADVDALNMGDVTTDRLFGLWVAEDLNEPSRYAPYLLQGGLWLPDRDYYLVDNPRFTELRKSYQAHIAAMLKLAGFDDVEARAGRVFALERKMAQAHVSQVDTRDISKANNPWPRAEFVKRAPGLAWKEFFDAAGLGTQEQVIVWQPSALTALSKLAQSEPLQAWKDYLAFHAVARAAPYLPKAFVDESFAFNGKTLSGTPAQKERWKRGVDATNLSMGEAVGKLYVAKYFPPEVKAEAEAMVRNIITAFEKRIDALTWMSPETRTRAKEKVGTLQASIGHPEKWRDYSGLDIVAGDAYGNAERAVRFEYQRNVAKLGQPVDRKEWYMVPQLVNALNSPQQNSIIFPAAILQPPFFDANADPAVNYGGIGAVIGHEIVHSFDDVGAKFDARGKLENWWTKEDEAKFQAAGKALAAQYNDYRPLPDLSVNGELTLGENIADMAGVAVAYDAYQLSLGGKPAPVIDSYTGDQRFFLGFGQVWRAKYREPYLRRIIMTDGHAPGPYRTATVRNLDAWYGAFDVKPGQTLFLTPEQRVRIW